Proteins from one Gimesia maris genomic window:
- the thrS gene encoding threonine--tRNA ligase, whose amino-acid sequence MIQIKLPDGTVKEYADDSSALDVAQSIGERLANAVVAAEVDGTVCDAFRPLKDITDSEEISLRLLTERDAEALGVMRHSCAHIMARAVMRLWPGIQLAFGPTLPHGFYYDFGLEHTISEDDFPKIEEEMKKIIKEEEPFERFSLDRDEAVSFVNEMDQHSKAEHIQTGLADHGKLSFYRQGEFVDLCRGPHIPNAGKVKAFKLLSIAGSYWKGDAGNKPLQRLYGTAWFSKKDMKQYLEQVEEAKRRDHRVLGKKLGLFSINPEVGQGLCLWLPKGATIRAVLEDFIKVELTRLGYQPVYSPHIGRVELYETSGHFPYYRDSQFAPLFGHDAGQLVDFWVRKLEEDSLSAEDEELFFKSSRVMNCDFEFPPGASREEKLKILKAWEHKHERYLLKPMNCPHHAEMYKSMPRSYRDLPVRLAEFGTVYRHEQTGELNGMLRVRGLTQDDAHIFCTPEQVEEEFRATLELVKFVLASVGLDNFRVQLSLREPGSDKYVGSEENWQHAENSLRKVLEASGMSYSECEGEAAFYGPKADFMVSDCIGREWQLGTVQLDYNLPERFKLEYTGSDNQPHRPVMIHRAPFGSMERFTGMLIEHFAGAFPLWLAPEQIRVLPVSDKTLDYANEVVAQLRKNGFRVSIDTRSSKVNAKIRDAQLELIPYMFIVGPKEAEQTAVAVRDRIDGDLGPMPLADAIAKLKQEADERLVRQVAENTFAGVEGQTEKANEY is encoded by the coding sequence ATGATTCAAATCAAATTACCCGATGGAACCGTAAAAGAGTATGCCGATGACAGTTCTGCTTTAGATGTCGCCCAGTCCATCGGCGAACGCCTGGCCAATGCCGTCGTTGCTGCTGAAGTGGATGGAACCGTTTGTGATGCGTTCCGTCCGCTGAAAGACATCACTGATTCCGAGGAAATCTCGCTCCGCCTGCTGACCGAACGCGATGCCGAAGCACTCGGCGTGATGCGGCACTCCTGTGCTCACATCATGGCACGGGCCGTCATGCGTCTGTGGCCGGGCATTCAACTCGCCTTCGGCCCGACTCTGCCTCACGGCTTCTATTACGATTTTGGCCTGGAACATACCATCAGCGAAGATGACTTCCCCAAAATCGAAGAAGAGATGAAGAAGATCATCAAAGAAGAAGAGCCATTTGAACGGTTCTCTCTCGACCGGGACGAAGCCGTCTCCTTCGTCAACGAAATGGATCAGCATTCCAAAGCCGAACACATCCAGACCGGCCTCGCCGATCACGGAAAGCTCAGCTTCTATCGCCAGGGAGAATTTGTCGATCTCTGTCGCGGTCCCCATATTCCCAACGCAGGCAAAGTCAAAGCGTTTAAGCTGCTGTCGATCGCCGGTTCGTACTGGAAAGGGGACGCGGGGAATAAACCGCTGCAGCGTCTGTATGGTACTGCCTGGTTCAGCAAAAAAGATATGAAGCAGTACCTGGAACAGGTCGAAGAAGCCAAACGCCGCGATCATCGCGTGCTGGGGAAAAAACTGGGACTGTTCTCGATCAATCCTGAAGTCGGTCAGGGGCTCTGTCTCTGGCTGCCGAAAGGGGCGACCATCCGCGCGGTGCTGGAAGACTTCATTAAAGTCGAGCTGACACGCCTCGGTTATCAGCCGGTCTACTCGCCTCACATTGGACGGGTTGAACTCTATGAAACCAGCGGTCACTTCCCCTACTACCGGGATTCCCAGTTTGCGCCCCTGTTTGGCCACGATGCCGGCCAGCTGGTCGATTTCTGGGTTCGAAAGCTGGAAGAAGACAGCCTGTCGGCAGAGGACGAAGAACTCTTCTTCAAGTCATCCCGGGTAATGAATTGCGACTTTGAATTTCCTCCGGGTGCCAGTCGAGAAGAAAAGCTCAAAATCCTCAAAGCCTGGGAACACAAACACGAACGCTATCTGCTGAAGCCGATGAACTGCCCGCACCATGCAGAGATGTATAAATCGATGCCGCGCAGCTATCGGGACCTGCCCGTACGTCTGGCTGAGTTCGGCACCGTGTATCGCCACGAACAGACCGGTGAATTGAACGGTATGTTACGCGTACGAGGACTGACACAGGATGACGCACATATTTTCTGTACTCCCGAGCAGGTCGAAGAAGAATTCCGCGCGACTCTGGAACTGGTCAAGTTCGTGCTGGCCTCAGTTGGCCTCGATAACTTCCGCGTACAGCTCTCCCTCCGCGAGCCTGGCAGCGACAAGTATGTCGGCAGCGAAGAGAACTGGCAGCATGCCGAAAACAGTCTGCGGAAAGTGCTCGAAGCCTCGGGCATGTCCTACAGCGAATGCGAAGGGGAAGCCGCGTTTTACGGTCCCAAAGCCGACTTCATGGTCTCTGACTGTATCGGCCGGGAATGGCAACTGGGAACCGTCCAGCTGGATTACAACCTGCCGGAACGCTTCAAACTGGAATACACCGGCTCGGACAACCAGCCACATCGTCCCGTGATGATCCATCGTGCCCCCTTCGGTTCGATGGAACGCTTCACAGGCATGTTGATTGAACACTTCGCAGGTGCCTTCCCACTGTGGCTCGCGCCGGAACAGATTCGGGTACTGCCCGTCAGTGATAAAACACTGGATTACGCGAACGAAGTGGTGGCTCAACTCCGCAAGAACGGATTTCGGGTTTCCATCGATACCCGCAGTTCAAAGGTCAACGCGAAGATTCGTGATGCCCAGTTGGAACTGATTCCGTACATGTTCATTGTCGGCCCCAAAGAAGCCGAACAGACCGCGGTTGCCGTACGTGACCGGATCGACGGCGATCTGGGACCAATGCCACTCGCAGATGCGATTGCCAAACTCAAGCAGGAAGCCGACGAAAGGCTCGTGCGACAGGTGGCAGAAAATACGTTTGCCGGTGTCGAAGGACAGACGGAGAAAGCCAACGAGTACTAA